The Candidatus Effluviviaceae Genus V sp. genome contains the following window.
GCGCGCCCGAAGACGCCGCTCCACGACTCGACGAGGTCTCCGCCGCGCATCGAGAGACGGGCGGCGGAGAGCCCGTAGCCGTCAGGGGGATATCCGCCGAACGGGAGGAAGGAGGCAGTCCCGTGGGCCGCGTCGTGTGAGACCGGCCGCACGCCGGACAGCGTGGAGACGTCCGGTCCCTTGAGGACGACCGTCGAGCCGTCTACGGCGTAGGCCGCAGTCAGATCGAGTCCGGACCCGAGCCAGTCGGTCCAAGAGACGGCGGAGTTCGAGGGGAACGAGAGCGACGCCGGAAGTGGTCCGAGGGCCCACGTACGAGCGTATCCGGGAACGCCCGGTCCGACCGGGCGTCCGCCGCAGCACGCCTGCGGCGGCGCCGCGAGGAGCACCGCGGCGACCAGGGCGGGAACCAGAAGTCGTCCCGCCGACCGGGCATGCCGTCTACCCTCTCCCGAACGCACGGAGCCGCGGCATGATCCGCGGTGCGAGCACGGCGAACAGAATCGCATTGGACACCACATGGACGAGCGAGAAGAACGCGTTCGCCGTGAGCGCCGCCGCGAGGTCGTGCCGCCACGTCGCCCACGCGAACCCGGAGCCGCCGATCGTCATCCCGGCCAGAGCCAGTCCGACGATCACGGCGCCCTGGTACATCAGTGTGAGAAGCGCTCCAAGGCCCCCCGAAAGGGCGGTTCTGAGCCCGTCGGCGCCCCGGCCGAGGGGAAGATAGATACGCTCCGTGAGACCGCCGGCCGCTCCGACGAGGGCCCAGGCGATCACCTGCGCAGCGAAGAGCGTGGGGATCGCGACGCCCGAGCCCGCGGGGTTGAGCCCCGAGTAGAGAGCGGCCGTCAGCGCGCCGACGAGCGCACCGCGTCCGCCCCCCAGCACGCCGCCCGCGGCGAAGATCGTGAAGGTCACCAGCTCGACGTTCGGCACGGGCGCCAGCAGGAAGCCGAGGGCGACGGCCGTCCCGACAAAAACGGCGGGCAGCGCCACGTTCCGGAGCAGGGGGCGTCCCGCCGGTCCGTCCTCAGTCGAGTTCGCCACGCCCGTGCTCCGGTCGGTTGGGGCCGACGTCGTCCAGGTCGGTTCCGGTCTCGTCGTCGTCCTGAAGGGGCTGGATGTAGAACTCGATCTCAGCCTGTTGTCCCGGCGACAGCCTGTGCCAGTTCCGCTGCACCTCGACGACCACCGGCGAGCCGCACTTCGACGGACCGTCGCTCCTGAACTCCTCCGGGAGACTCTCGGGTTCGTAGATGCTGTAGACCTTGTAGAGAAGCCCGGTGCCGTAGTCGAGACGCCCCTGCGATACGGCGAGTTCGATGAGCGCGCACGAACTGAGGTTCTCGTCCTCCCCGCTCACGACCTGTTCGTGCGGCACGGTCTCGCCCGCGCACCCTGCGAGGGCCACGGCCGCAGCAACGGCCAGGAGGGTCTTCATCGCGTCACTCCTCCCCCGGAGCCCGGGGCTCACGCGACCTTCTCGAGGACGGTCCGCATGACGGCGTCCGCCTTGCTGTCGGCCTCCGAGGTGAGATTCTCGAGGGCGGTCCGGGCCTCCGACACGAACTCGGCATGCTCCTCCGCCGTGATGCCGCCGAGATTGATGAGGACGTTGAGCTTCGCGGCGTGCGCGCCCGCCCTGGCGACGAGGGCCGCGACGCCGGCGTCCGAGACGGCGTTCCTGTTCCCCTTCTCGGCCGCGACCGCGGCGACGTCGATGACCCGCACGCACTTCTCCATGACGACCAGCGGGACCGAGGCCGCGTCGACGAGGCCCTGCTGCATCGCGGCCTTACGCTTCGCCTTCTGCTCGTCTGTGTCCTTGGGGAGCTTCAGCGCCTCCATGAAGCCGTCGAAGGCGTTGGCGTCCTCCTCGATCAGCCGCGTCAGTTCGAGGCGGAGCGACTCGGCCGTCTCGAGCGCGCTCTTCATGTCCGCCTCGACGTCGGCGTACTTCTTCTTGCCGATCGTCAGGTTGGACACCATCGCCGTCAGGCTCGCGCCCAGAGCACCCGAGAGCGCGGCGACGCTGCCGCCGCCCGGTGTCGGCTCGTCGGAGGCCAGCTCGGCAAGGAAGTTCGTCAGATCGGTCATTCGGTCGCCTCGCTTTCCATCAGTCGGTGCTCGAGGATCTGATCGGGCTGGAAGTCCTCGAGTCTCAGGTAGAAGTCCGCACAGTCCACGAGCGCCTCGACCGGTACCAGACCGACGATCTCGCTGCCGATCACCGGGACGCCGTAGCGTGCGGCCTCGCTCTTCACCATCTCGAACACCCGGAAGAGCGGCGTCCCGTGGAAGTTGACCATGTTGATCGAGACCTGGACGATCCCGCGGTCCTTGATCTCGAACCCCATCGCCTTGACGTGGCGGAGCCCCCCGCCCGAGTGTCGGATCGACTTCGCGATCGTCTTCGCGATGGAGAGGTCGTCCGTGCCGAGGTTGATGTTGTACGCCACGAGGAACTGACGCGCCCCGATAGCGATCGCTCCCGCCGTCGGATGGATCCTGTTCGGACCGAAGTCGGGCTCCTTGTCGGGGTTCGTCCCGATCTCCTTCGACAGACCCTCGAACTGACCCTTGCGGACCTTCGCGAGGTTCTTCCTGTCGCTCCTCGTCGCCGCCTCCTCGTAGAGGAAGACCGGGATCTCGAGCTCCTCCCCGACGCGCTTGCCCAGCTTCTGCGCCAGCTCGACGCACTCGTCCATCGTGACGTTCTTGACCGGTACGAAGGGGCACACGTCGGTCGCTCCCATGCGGGGGTGCTCACCCTCGTGCTTCGTGAGATCGATCAGCTCCCGGGCCTTCTCGATGCCTCGGTACGCGCCCTCGAGGACGGCGCCGGGCTCGCCGATGATGGTCACGACGGCGCGGTTGTGGTCGGCGTCCATCTCCCTGTCGAGAAGCGAGACGCCGTCGACGGCGGTCATCGTGCCCACGATCTCCTTGACCACCTCGGGTCGCTTGCCCTCACTGAAGTTCGGTACGCACTCAACGAGCTTCATCTGTACCTCCTGAGCTGGTTGTCAGTCACGGCGCGCGGCCGAAGCCCTCTCGACGTCGTACGGGACGCCGCGCTTCACGACCGTCCTCGCGAGGTTCACTCCATAGTGATAGGGAATCGCCCTGTGGTCGTCAACCTCCCACAGCACAAGATCACAGAGCTTGCCGTTCTCGACGGACCCGACGTCGCGCTCCATCCCGACGGCCGCCGCAGCGTTGATCGTCGATGCCACGAGCACCTCCTCGGGCGACATGCGGAGCGTCATCGAGCCCAGGGCCATCACGATCTGCATCGACTCGGTCATCGAGCTCCCGGGGTTCATGTCGGTCGCGAGCGCCACGGGGACGCCCGCTTCGATCATGAACCGGGCCCGTGCGTAGTCCATCTTCCCCAGGGACAGCGTCGTACCGGGCAGCAGAACCGCGATGACACCCGCGGCGCCCATCGCCCGAAGCCCCTCGTCCGAGGCGCAGACGAGATGGTCGGCGGAGGCGGCTCCGACCTCGGCCGCCAGCTCGGCACCCCCTGTCGGCGCCAGCTCGTCGGCGTGGAGCTTCGGTTCGAGCCCGACGTCCTTCGCTGCCTCGAGGATCCTCCGGGACTGGGCCACGTCGAAGACGTGCGCCTCGCAGAAGACGTCGCAGAAGCGCGCCAGGTCCTCCTCCGCCACCCTGGGGAGCATCTCGTCGGTCACCCGGGCGACGTAGCCGTCGGCGTCGTGCCGCCACTCATCCGGTATCTCGTGAGCCCCGAGGAAGGTCGGCACGACGTCGACCGCATGTTCGGCGCCCAGCGTTCTGATCGCGCGCAGCGTCTTGAGCTCCGCCTCCAGCTCCAGACCGTAGCCGCTCTTCACCTCGACCGTCGTCGACCCGTACGCGAGCGCGCGGTCGAGCGACGACCGGCCCACCGTGAGCAGATCGTCCTCCGAAGCGGCGCGCAGGTCGCGCACGCTCGAGCGGATGCCGCCGCCCGCCTCAGCGATCTCCTCGTAGCTCGAACCGGCGACGCGCATCGCGAACTCGTGTTCCCGGGTCCTTGCGTAGACTGCGTGCGTGTGCGGGTCGACGAGCCCCGGCGTGACGAGCGAGCCTCCCGCGTCGATCTCCCGGGCTCCCGGAACGAGCGACACGTCCCGCAGCACGTCGGGCTCCGAACCGACCGCTGCGATGCGGCCGTCGGACGCAGCGACCGCCGCGCGCTCGACCAGACCGATCTGACCGGCCGATCGGCCGGTTCTGGGTCCGTCGACCCCGCGCAGGGTCGCGAGAACGCCGATGTTCCTGACGATCGTATCGGCCGTCACGGACACGCTGCCTCCTTCGGTACCGCGGTCGGCTGCTGAAGCGCCGCGAAACGCTCCTCCGACATTCGTCGCTCAGTCGAGCATCGGGATCTTGACACCCTTCTTCCGGGCCCACTCCTCGGCCAGCTCGTAGCCCGCATCGACGTGCCGGGCGATGCCGGTCCCGGGGTCGGTGGTCAGGACCCGCTGGAGACGCTCGGCCGCGGCCTCGGTGCCGTCGGCCACGATGACCATGCCGGCGTGGAGCGACTTCCCGATGCCGACTCCACCGCCGTGATGGAACGATATCCACGTCGCGCCGCCGACCGCGTTCAGGAGTGCGTTCAGGACAGGCCAGTCGGCGATCGCGTCGCTGCCGTCCTTCATGCCCTCGGTTTCCCGGTACGGCGAGGCTACCGAGCCGCTGTCGAGGTGGTCGCGGCCGATGACGATCGGCGCGCTGATCTCGCCTTTCGCAACGAGCTCGTTGATGGCGAGCCCGAAACGCGCCCTCTCTCCGTAACCGAGCCAGCAGATGCGTGAGGGAAGCCCCTGGAAGGCGACGCGCTCCTGCGCGAGCTTGATCCAGCGGACGAGCGCGTCGTCCTCGGGGAAGAGCTCGAAGATCAGCTCGTCCGTCCGGTAGATATCCTCGGGGTCCCCGGAGAGAGCGACCCAGCGGAACGGCCCCTTGCCCTGACAGAAGAGCGGACGGATGTACGCCGGGACGAACCCCGGATAGTCGAAGGCGTTCTCGACGCCGGCGTCCTTCGCCTGGCCGCGCAGGTTGTTCCCGTAGTCGAACGCCACCGCGCCCTTCTGCCGCATCGCGAGGATCGCCCGGCAGTGCTCGGCCATCGAGCGCATGGAGCGCTCGATGTAGCCGTCGGGGTCGCTCGTTCTGAGTTCGAGCGCCTCCTCCAGGGACATCCCGCCCGGCACGTACCCGTTCAAGGCGTCGTGTGCCGAGGTCTGGTCGGTCACCACGTCCGGGATGACGTCGCGCCGGACCATCTCCGGCAGCACGTCGGCGCAGTTTCCGACGAGGCCGACCGAGAGCGGTCTCTTCTCGGCCACGGCCTCGCGCGTCATCTCGAGGGCCTCGTCGAGCGAGTCGGCCATCGCGTCGCAGTAGCGCGTGTCGAGCCGCTTCCTGATACGGTCACGGTCGACCTCGACGCAGAGGCAGACGCCGCCGTTCATCGTGACTGCGAGCGGCTGGGCGCCGCCCATGCCGCCCATCCCTCCGGTCAGGACGAGACGACCCTCAAGGCTGCCGTCGAAGTGCTGCCTGGCG
Protein-coding sequences here:
- a CDS encoding methenyltetrahydrofolate cyclohydrolase, which translates into the protein MTDLTNFLAELASDEPTPGGGSVAALSGALGASLTAMVSNLTIGKKKYADVEADMKSALETAESLRLELTRLIEEDANAFDGFMEALKLPKDTDEQKAKRKAAMQQGLVDAASVPLVVMEKCVRVIDVAAVAAEKGNRNAVSDAGVAALVARAGAHAAKLNVLINLGGITAEEHAEFVSEARTALENLTSEADSKADAVMRTVLEKVA
- the ftcD gene encoding glutamate formimidoyltransferase: MKLVECVPNFSEGKRPEVVKEIVGTMTAVDGVSLLDREMDADHNRAVVTIIGEPGAVLEGAYRGIEKARELIDLTKHEGEHPRMGATDVCPFVPVKNVTMDECVELAQKLGKRVGEELEIPVFLYEEAATRSDRKNLAKVRKGQFEGLSKEIGTNPDKEPDFGPNRIHPTAGAIAIGARQFLVAYNINLGTDDLSIAKTIAKSIRHSGGGLRHVKAMGFEIKDRGIVQVSINMVNFHGTPLFRVFEMVKSEAARYGVPVIGSEIVGLVPVEALVDCADFYLRLEDFQPDQILEHRLMESEATE
- a CDS encoding imidazolonepropionase — protein: MTADTIVRNIGVLATLRGVDGPRTGRSAGQIGLVERAAVAASDGRIAAVGSEPDVLRDVSLVPGAREIDAGGSLVTPGLVDPHTHAVYARTREHEFAMRVAGSSYEEIAEAGGGIRSSVRDLRAASEDDLLTVGRSSLDRALAYGSTTVEVKSGYGLELEAELKTLRAIRTLGAEHAVDVVPTFLGAHEIPDEWRHDADGYVARVTDEMLPRVAEEDLARFCDVFCEAHVFDVAQSRRILEAAKDVGLEPKLHADELAPTGGAELAAEVGAASADHLVCASDEGLRAMGAAGVIAVLLPGTTLSLGKMDYARARFMIEAGVPVALATDMNPGSSMTESMQIVMALGSMTLRMSPEEVLVASTINAAAAVGMERDVGSVENGKLCDLVLWEVDDHRAIPYHYGVNLARTVVKRGVPYDVERASAARRD
- the hutU gene encoding urocanate hydratase → MGRSGREIRAPRGTELSCKGWLQEAAYRMIMNNLDPEVAEMPDELVVYGGSGKAARSWEAFDAITATLRELEDDETMLVQSGKPVGVFRTHPDAPRVLIANSNLVGDWATWDAFRELERKGLIMYGQMTAGSWIYIGTQGILQGTYETLAELARQHFDGSLEGRLVLTGGMGGMGGAQPLAVTMNGGVCLCVEVDRDRIRKRLDTRYCDAMADSLDEALEMTREAVAEKRPLSVGLVGNCADVLPEMVRRDVIPDVVTDQTSAHDALNGYVPGGMSLEEALELRTSDPDGYIERSMRSMAEHCRAILAMRQKGAVAFDYGNNLRGQAKDAGVENAFDYPGFVPAYIRPLFCQGKGPFRWVALSGDPEDIYRTDELIFELFPEDDALVRWIKLAQERVAFQGLPSRICWLGYGERARFGLAINELVAKGEISAPIVIGRDHLDSGSVASPYRETEGMKDGSDAIADWPVLNALLNAVGGATWISFHHGGGVGIGKSLHAGMVIVADGTEAAAERLQRVLTTDPGTGIARHVDAGYELAEEWARKKGVKIPMLD